From Campylobacter showae:
AAATCCGTAGCGTCTGGTTTTTGCGATGTTGTAGTATTTCCAAGCGTCTCCGTGATTGGCCCCGAGCTCGGCATAGGCTATCTCGTCGCTAGTATCGGTTAAAAACACGGTAGCGTTTACCGGCATGCTCGCGACGTGATCTTTTAGCCCGATCTCGTAGGTGTTAAATTTTTCAGATTTTAGGTCGTTAAATTTGTATTGTTTAGTGATCTGATCTTTGTCGGTTAGTTGAGAAGGCGAGGGCGAGATGTAGCCGCGCTCAAATTTAAAATATACGTTTCCCGTGTCTGAGTATCTGAAATTGGGCGTAAACTCAAACGCGTGGTTGTCGATATCTCTGCCGTCGCTTATGGCGTTGTAGCTGGTCATCGGAGGAAAAGGCATGCCGTTTCTAAAGCCTTTCATATCAGAAACTCTGCTCGCCTCGTACTGCGCGAGCTCAAATCTATACCCGAAGCTTAGGTCGAAAAGCTTGGTAAATTTATGCTTTTCCATAAAATAAAGCGCGTGAGTGGTCTTTTCTAGATCGAGCGTCGTATCGTGCTTCATACTCATCACTGGCGACATTTTTACGGCATAGTGCGACTCTCTTTCGCCCTTGTTTTGCTCGTAGTCGTAGCCGAAGATAAACTCGCCGCTGCCGTAGTCAAGCTTATTTTTAAAATTTACGCCGTATTTTTTATCGCCGAAAAGCCCCTCCATCGGATAGCGCACGCCGCGAGCCGACTCGGTCGATGAGGTTTTGATTTTGATTTTTTGATAATACGGCATCAAATTTACCGAGTAAAAGTCGTTAAATTTACCCTCATAAACGGCGTTTACGTCGATTTTTTCGTTTTCAAAAAGCTTTGTTAGGCCGTTATTGGCGTTTTGTCTGCGGTTTTGCGAAACTTGATCCTGGGTTAGGGTGCCGGATCGTTCCTTTTTGATTTAAATATGCTAGGCGTCAAATTTAGCGAGTGGGAGTCGTTAAATTTGTAGTTTGGCCCGCCGCTTAGGTAGTATCCGCGCTCCTTGTAGTCGTGTCTGTAGCCTTTTTGACCGAATGCTTTGCCGCTAAATTTTAAAAACAGATCCTCGCTCACGTTTCCGCCGACGGTTGCTGTGGCGTCGCGGTAGCTATACGAGCCGATTTTTGAGCTTACGTTTGCGAAAAAATCTCGCGGTCTTTGCTTGGTGATGATATTTACCACGCCGCCTCTAGTGCCGCTGCCGTATAGCACGGCCCCGCCTCCTGGCATCACTTCGACCTGCTCGACGTCCTCGATCGCGATCATCTCAAGCGGTATGATGCCGTGCGCCGCATCAACCATATTTATCGGCACTCCGTTTAGCATGATTTTTACGGCCATGGTTGGCGTCGCGCCGTCTCCGCGCATGCCTTGCCCGCGCATATCTATGTTTTCGCCTAAGCTTGAAGTGCTGACGAAATTGACGCTAGGGATCTTTTCTACGAGCTCTTTTATCGTGCGGTAGCCGTAGGCTTCGATGTCTGTTTTGGTTACGACGAATATATTTCTGGTCTCTTCTTTTAGTGCGCTTTCAAAGCCCGTCGCCGTTACTATGGCGGCATCAAGCGTGACGTTTTGGGTTTGCGCGTTTAG
This genomic window contains:
- a CDS encoding TonB-dependent receptor codes for the protein MKKERSGTLTQDQVSQNRRQNANNGLTKLFENEKIDVNAVYEGKFNDFYSVNLMPYYQKIKIKTSSTESARGVRYPMEGLFGDKKYGVNFKNKLDYGSGEFIFGYDYEQNKGERESHYAVKMSPVMSMKHDTTLDLEKTTHALYFMEKHKFTKLFDLSFGYRFELAQYEASRVSDMKGFRNGMPFPPMTSYNAISDGRDIDNHAFEFTPNFRYSDTGNVYFKFERGYISPSPSQLTDKDQITKQYKFNDLKSEKFNTYEIGLKDHVASMPVNATVFLTDTSDEIAYAELGANHGDAWKYYNIAKTRRYGFEFFSRQNLFDKLILSQSYAYVNATIKKRR
- a CDS encoding TonB-dependent receptor produces the protein MSLVAAASLNAQTQNVTLDAAIVTATGFESALKEETRNIFVVTKTDIEAYGYRTIKELVEKIPSVNFVSTSSLGENIDMRGQGMRGDGATPTMAVKIMLNGVPINMVDAAHGIIPLEMIAIEDVEQVEVMPGGGAVLYGSGTRGGVVNIITKQRPRDFFANVSSKIGSYSYRDATATVGGNVSEDLFLKFSGKAFGQKGYRHDYKERGYYLSGGPNYKFNDSHSLNLTPSIFKSKRNDPAP